A single window of Drosophila suzukii chromosome 3, CBGP_Dsuzu_IsoJpt1.0, whole genome shotgun sequence DNA harbors:
- the mirr gene encoding homeobox protein caupolican isoform X3 — protein sequence MYHPYDAAFAGYPFNSYGMDLNGARRKNATRETTSTLKAWLNEHKKNPYPTKGEKIMLAIITKMTLTQVSTWFANARRRLKKENKMTWEPRNRVDDDDANIDDDDDKNTEDNDLLDAKDSGVGSTDDKDRSGRLADMMADRPGESNNSEWSESRPGSPNGSPDLYDRPGSMPPGAHPLFHPAALHHHFRPPAGSPPDIAAYHHHQQQLLQQHQQAQQNSLQTAVGGTAKPRIWSLADMASKDSKDSSSGAKDSLPELPPAHPGFYGHPGQQPSPGKILSPLAARIPNYSPYVRPDLYRGFYGPAAAHLSAPTQEFLEHQRSFGASLAAHNGPLGMNPLLWKAAVSGAANGPHFAPLSLTTSGGSGGAQQVAPPPVASPSASSSSSSMGCDVVHIPTSSGQSAAQHMMGPISSNSTASSSSSHSGKISPGVNVTSLSAKP from the exons ATGTATCACCCATACGACGCGGCCTTCGCCGGTTATCCGTTCAACAG CTACGGCATGGATCTGAACGGGGCCAGGAGGAAGAACGCCACCCGCGAGACCACCTCCACCCTGAAGGCCTGGCTGAACGAGCACAAGAAGAACCCCTACCCCACCAAGGGCGAGAAAATAATGCTGGCCATTATCACCAAGATGACGCTGACGCAGGTGTCCACGTGGTTCGCCAACGCGAGAAGAAGACTGAAAAAGGAGAACAAGATGACCTGGGAGCCCAGGAATCGCGTCGACGACGACGATGCCAATATCGACGATGACGACGATAAGAACACGGAGGACAATGATCTGCTAG ACGCCAAGGACTCCGGCGTGGGCTCCACGGACGACAAGGACCGTTCCGGCCGCCTGGCCGACATGATGGCCGACCGCCCCGGGGAGAGCAACAACAGCGAGTGGTCCGAGTCGCGGCCAGGATCGCCCAATGGATCACCGGACCTCTACGACCGCCCCGGCAGCATGCCACCGGGCGCCCACCCCCTCTTTCACCCCGCCGCCCTGCACCACCACTTCCGGCCGCCGGCGGGATCGCCACCGGACATCGCCGCctaccaccaccaccagcagcagctgctgcagcagcaccagcaggcGCAGCAGAACTCGCTGCAGACCGCAGTGGGGGGCACGGCGAAGCCGAGGATCTGGTCCCTGGCCGACATGGCCTCCAAGGACAGCAAGGACTCGAGCTCCGGGGCCAAGGACAGTCTGCCCGAGCTACCGCCTGCGCATCCCGGCTTCTATGGTCATCCAGGTCAGCAGCCCTCGCCGGGGAAGATTCTATCGCCCCTGGCCGCCCGGATTCCCAACTACTCGCCCTACGTCCGCCCGGACCTGTACCGAGGATTCTACGGACCAGCTGCGGCGCACCTGAGCGCTCCCACGCAGGAGTTCCTCGAGCATCAGCGCAGCTTTGGAGCCAGCCTGGCGGCCCACAACGGACCACTCGGAATGAATCCGCTGCTGTGGAAGGCGGCGGTGTCGGGAGCCGCCAATGGACCCCACTTCGCACCGCTCAGCCTGACCACTTCGGGTGGCTCCGGCGGAGCCCAGCAGGTGGCGCCGCCGCCCGTGGCCTCGCCCTCCGCCTCCAGTTCGTCCTCCTCGATGGGCTGCGATGTGGTCCACATACCCACGAGCAGCGGCCAGTCCGCGGCCCAGCACATGATGGGACCAATATCCAGCAACTCCACCGCCTCGTCATCCAGTTCGCACTCCGGAAAGATATCGCCCGGCGTGAATGTGACCTCGCTGAGTGCAAAGCCATGA